The Bacteroidota bacterium genomic sequence GAATACCAAACGTCATCATCATTTGATGAAAACCAACAACCGGAAAGTGTTGCTACTACTGTAGATTGTGTGGCTGCTGTGGTAGTTGCCGTTGTTACAGTGCATGAAGCTGTATTGGTTGCAACAGATAATGCCACAGCACCAGAGCATTCGTCATTTGAAGGTTGTGCAAATGCACTTAAAAAAGATAGTTGCAAAACACTTGCAAGTAATAATTTGTAGATTTTTTTCATATGTGAAATTTGTTTTAAATTTTGCCCAAAGGTATCATTTATTTGCATAAAAAGCGAAAGCCTTAGAATGTTTATATTCCAAGACTTTCGCTTGCAAAATAAATCTGTTATTGCTTTACAATCTTTTTAGTAATTACATTGTCGTTATTGCTAATTTGCACGTAGTAAATGCCGTTAGTATTAGCGCTCAAGTCAATTTCTACTTTGTTAGAAACAGAATTTACTACAGAATACACAACTTGACCTTTTATATCAAACACCGTAACAGTAGCGTTGTTTAAATTCTCAGCAGAATTTAACGTAAACGTACCGGTAGTAGGGTTTGGATATAAAGAGAAGCCGTTTGCATCAATTTCTTCTTCTCCTAATGCAGTAGTATTTACAACACACATGTCAAACGTGCCAGTTGTTCCTGTACCATTATAGAAAGCGCATATGTAATATGTTTGACCAACAGTTAATCCCCAAATTGGAGCATTGGAGTTTAACCCATTTTGTGCAATTTCTATCAAAGAGCCGCAACTTCCATTGAATACACTCCAGCCAATAGTTCCGGAAGGAGAGAAGTTAGATCCAGTAATTCTAGCTCCGCTAGCACCTGCCACAAAGCTATACCACACTCCATCATCGTATGAGCTTGACCAAAAGGAAGAATTATACGACTCTGTAGTTGCTCCAAATGTATTTACAGTTGTGTTTGTGCAAGAGGTAGTACTTGTAGAAACTGTAATTGGAATTGCTCCTGAACATGCATCATTTGCTGGTGGTGGAGGTAT encodes the following:
- a CDS encoding T9SS type A sorting domain-containing protein; amino-acid sequence: TASSQSNSCSGTDDDDVWFSFVATATAHKIELLNVTGSTSDLYHVVYGGTCGALGSSLVCSDPNNSVVSGLTIGNTYYIRVYSWTSTTGQTTSFNVCVSTIPPPPANDACSGAIPITVSTSTTSCTNTTVNTFGATTESYNSSFWSSSYDDGVWYSFVAGASGARITGSNFSPSGTIGWSVFNGSCGSLIEIAQNGLNSNAPIWGLTVGQTYYICAFYNGTGTTGTFDMCVVNTTALGEEEIDANGFSLYPNPTTGTFTLNSAENLNNATVTVFDIKGQVVYSVVNSVSNKVEIDLSANTNGIYYVQISNNDNVITKKIVKQ